A region from the Apium graveolens cultivar Ventura unplaced genomic scaffold, ASM990537v1 ctg5761, whole genome shotgun sequence genome encodes:
- the LOC141702806 gene encoding uncharacterized protein LOC141702806, whose amino-acid sequence MVDTASEPIYPNNSNFTTLEFSMKLLEWKNKHNCSNNGFDDLLHLIGLVLPDDHKLPEKYYNMRKMIKGLHMEYKKIDACENDCMLFYKEHSGKTKCDICNRDRYQKQKDPKKQKIPRKILRYFPITMRLQRLFMAKTTAKAMRWHHDRIAVEGELSHPTDGDEWKQFDRRFQIFSKEIRNVRLGLSTDGFDPFRDKHAKEYTVWPVVVVVYNLPPSMCTKAPYMFMPLLIPGPTNPTKDLHVYLRPLIDELKVLWHTGVETYDMFSCTNFIMKAALLWTISDFPGLAMLSGWSTKGKLSCPVCMGEVKGKQLKHGGKISFYGTARYFLESDDPLRRSTKFGSVETRSVYARHSGGKAKVMCEQIQFPPPRKSHKKKPRDYGVTHNWTHFSPFFELPYWETLSLRHNIDIMHTEKNVFDNIFYTILGDGKKTKDNTKSRKDCQELRVHRELWIRGDGTEPHAPYTLSKEQVHKLFKWIESLKLPDVFHSWFF is encoded by the coding sequence ATGGTGGATACTGCTtctgaaccaatttatccaaatAATTCCAATTTTACAACATTGGAGTTCTCAATGAAGTTGCTTGAGTGGAAAAATAAGCATAATTGCAGTAATAATGGCTTTGATGACTTGCTCCATCTCATTGgattggtattaccagatgatcaTAAATTGCCCGAAAAGTACTACAACATGCGAAAGATGATTAAAGGATTGCATATGGAGTATAAAAAAATTGATGCTTGCGAGAATGATTGCATGTTATTTTACAAGGAACATAGTGGTAAGACAAAGTGTGATATATGCAATAGAGACAGATACCAGAAGCAGAAAGATCCTAAAAAACAGAAGATTCCACGAAAAATCTTGCGTTACTTTCCTATTACCATGAGATTGCAGCGTCTATTCATGGCCAAGACTACTGCAAAAGCTATGAGATGGCACCATGATAGAATTGCAGTTGAAGGTGAACTAAGTCACCCAACGGATGGAGATGAATGGAAACAATTTGATCGAAgatttcaaatattttcaaaagaGATTCGAAATGTAAGACTCGGGCTCTCTACAGATGGATTTGACCCCTTTCGCGATAAGCACGCGAAGGAGTATACAGTATGGCCTGTGGTGGTTGTTGTTTACAACCTGCCTCCCTCTATGTGTACAAAGGCTCCATATATGTTCATGCCTCTTCTTATCCCCGGACCGACAAATCCGACAAAAGACTTACATGTTTATCTTAGACCTTTGATTGATGAATTGAAAGTGTTGTGGCATACCGGGGTTGAAACATATGACATGTTCTCATGCACAAATTTTATCATGAAGGCAGCACTGTTATGGACGATTAGTGACTTTCCTGGACTTGCCATGCTTAGCGGGTGGTCCACCAAAGGTAAATTATCATGTCCAGTTTGCATGGGAGAAGTAAAAGGTAAACAACTCAAACATGGTGGCAAAATAAGTTTTTATGGCACTGCTCGATATTTTTTGGAGTCAGACGATCCCCTACGAAGGAGTACTAAATTTGGAAGTGTAGAGACACGATCAGTTTATGCTAGACATTCAGGGGGCAAGGCCAAGGTGATGTGTGAGCAGATACAGTTCCCCCCTCCAAGAAAGTCACATAAGAAAAAACCAAGAGATTATGGAGTGACACATAATTGGACACATTTTTCTCCATTTTTTGAGCTTCCATATTGGGAGACACTTAGCCTTCGTCACAATATTGACATTATGCACACAGAAAAGAATGTATTTGACAATATTTTTTATACAATTCTTGGTGATGGAAAGAAGACCAAAGATAACACAAAATCAAGAAAAGATTGTCAAGAATTACGTGTACACCGTGAGTTGTGGATTCGAGGTGATGGCACTGAACCCCATGCACCATACACACTTTCAAAGGAACAAGTTCATAAGTTGTTCAAGTGGATTGAGTCATTAAAACTTCCAGATGTATTTCACTCCTGGTTTTTTTGA
- the LOC141702804 gene encoding uncharacterized protein LOC141702804, whose protein sequence is MCDYWDDEVFKKWSTNSQIARSKVEFVSRSGAKSFEQRRQEINEEREARGELPISEDEFMGMVYDPTQPAVQDLQEKIKKVRLELAPDFELLEEPTSPRSLKEFHQKKRLLCWPRQDPQGKGGSAFIHKTVWLSFWAQGMRRK, encoded by the exons ATGTGCGATTATTGGGACGATGAAGTTTTTAAAAAATGGTCCACTAATTCCCAGATTGCCCGAAGTAAGGTAGAGTTTGTTTCCCGCAGCGGGGCCAAATCATTTGAGCAGAGACGTCAG GAAATAAATGAAGAAAGAGAGGCTAGAGGAGAGTTGCCTATCTCCGAAGATGAATTCATGGGTATGGTGTATGATCCCACTCAACCAGCTGTGCAAGATCTGCAG GAAAAAATAAAGAAGGTGCGACTTGAATTGGCACCTGATTTCGAGCTTCTTGAAGAACCGACATCCCCTCGTAGCCTAAAGGAATTTCATCAAAAAAAGAGGTTATTGTGTTGGCCACGGCAAGATCCCCAAGGAAAGGGAGGATCAGCCTTCATCCACAAGACAGTTTGGCTGAGCTTCTGGGCGCAAGGGATGCGGCGCAAGTGA